The following coding sequences lie in one Eremothecium sinecaudum strain ATCC 58844 chromosome IV, complete sequence genomic window:
- the FMP27 gene encoding Fmp27p (Syntenic homolog of Ashbya gossypii ABR180W; Syntenic homolog of Saccharomyces cerevisiae YLR454W (FMP27)), with amino-acid sequence MNYSVLYKCIPYVLSVILVQIVLRSLIHMVSGIWIGSLSIFLLKLRSIKVNDNLHIGQVRYHLLRKEIIISDVKFKDITSAENKSEGGGRRFEAGKARLPPYLVSLVRSVLWYIPKLALTVENVKMEEVFMATARVEVRAVDNKVTVSILYNNLESGGMVVLKSGSLNAIGHFDRESPIGFSQVELALNFMELNLPVYRMIGKYMRYADQQCEDFGDTSESEAANSSNVDDSDDNYAAFSQDYIKRLRCNIAAASRYFSLFQKVDLFIDVVKITDIPPTLEAEVCAACEGILYEATLSNFTVQMSRFHDEQPGYNILFDARDKPIRLRATISTLQLALKETTTKDDKLVEKYLRICDIPSIILYGDTNILSETLVDLDDTRVPKTVIKMVGHISSPIVDFELEELSLLKSLHTNLQVLAALYEQEREVHLPSYTGKELGQDSILLPILCCLKQLLPDINSKITIEDPVMIVKNKSDFFIHKCSIFSIQTRSQKHIEGSLHSRDQLSYVLDTSLEILDIDVSFHSKSTGYVDRPIHIESVTCKAENQLLPLPYMTLSVDIDYMECNFSELQTLTVLNHFIRTINSEVFQVETQYFMKLYERFSDKLQKGGEPVQGKKEVMAINDIISEKLPSYLGRIKIDISDFSFIVGSRSVFMTDYKFGKLENQSPHDFIGGELRKVRSSMGRLKLILDASQSNICDGNDYPESSTTSEFSYDDVGLENPPVDAITAVEHLWEFTILCEQVVGTIYSESRRSKEALSSKAVFRMPHAVAKVYPRTDSDRVMIYFDVERLEILFSLMTLFLIFSAFQTIRQVFSKEVPVPERIPCSKRHGQLFTSKSFFNFDTKHIFQSLDFKLASKRIDIVTVLPNGVRCRFDAFQSSMDLKNTSDLQLVGYYFRMCVESPRCNQKWVRMITAVEFTAKINLKNLPQEGDWVDLLESEPSVLFQQESLHWQIPHGFEMYKIFDNISTMSKSMKQMIHTIKTSNNELVVFPEPRDPVKVPKIKFKSKRWVFSIEDDPFETTLGMIFQIGLQEQRSRLEKYDIFDEWVEGKIKAYQQDPLKRSKASSQSLVNYKAARKKKNASKKFSTIVYDIPGNNAMLESKLSHNDYELCCDRFHKLQEQISDSWIKRIQSFKEKEKRIFNDNFKFLWGRLEAARLPQDVTKDLVDFSVSPGLMTLIIEGVDIDILQPYCGLENCSSFIHEVGKGVPKDTQYSLLLPFYIDARFSELRCHLKDYPLPMAHIPRLLPEQITNDAAIHLYGDFFITEDMIRSEHEVRTIFVPLVPSATEEIDEPYYSLAIPRGLTPTKIYTNLQMNIHSGDITTATWGGSYEAAIQQTMNCFDNFSKPPLFPSLKVGFWDKIRNIFHAKLHVRWCNDGLFEVSMKGSKNPYAIGAESAGFVVGLKGNVQVNINSEEDPTKFFTSSADNIYFAIPNYFAKPLLVWCFSSENAVFIPSQDDTNLQRSAAYYYYIDMMPVANLRVQREVMYRNYIEKTAIKLSGGVSFNIGLLFERFIPGTKQRTFESRSHYSVRLSNLHTESGLATDPYTGFRSDFIHLSFTLLSNNPRAYNTMQLTPGVLNVFFSWWSSFFGNMPIRRGNLFEKHNRSPKFGEHIYSISYHADISPFFICHTYMNTSDSFQTDSANEMVEFVGLKAKMDRYLMDLHQRKEVLHERNKELDVIKRVMRLLFKEGDVSTYNIDIRTLDAIFKPAIFSDEFQTAEFNIYGDDMTWYDILDYKEFKYKVLDGWVPNVTIGQLLHAPKFVYRKQASYGDKYQVDFTTCERIEPIDNSVSHVCSLEPHIGAPFHILQDRKDFLMKEKANAERQLEVATDDNERQAVKASIEKLETVLSMISALIADGGSFEAGRGKGSRDHLNIKVPAVNYLDKTNSVTISSFENKFFLFYMRLKWNEDARDVIFRYLHLLDLYSQSSALKRSKIFKVFERLCEQHVDTPNTTRSTSDIQSDTEGTGLATNLDQSYPNEFQSQSLTEIFEEGIYQLGADMEYVTHDNHFIQFVAPQIQLSTKETPSTCILVAAPTIKMKIVDFDSNTSDNEYVKNVFMTRYAATLMQANVFIFQENEFKGFENAFFDPIGYDVKNSDNWQPWLGPELSFEPEPLKTSMIIRDFSSVFKFDRVSSFANLSDQLADLIYMDKVVCSVPRFVLSSDSKQYLALYNIVTNVFLYVEPRSARLKKQVNQLLLGYDPSNLYEYRELIDRMLKTLDTLKVIEDELSFKKYLLDDVGTSDLQSIRRAKFESFTKLSILMKVLTSSNIDEITEDRKLMFIVSSEEFILHMLYDNGEPFLDAALANSYFHRIESSTGSNSNKLVINMLQVFNLEENVKYHNLLGPLQKKNSKDSAEPLISLEWDMDRPVAGIRVVKNVLTELQGLEVKVEQHTIDNFFKWTMPEMIQELLNSNELQDFDSTNSNFDIVSIITRESITSNSSHSWIPLRNVYSSSTTRARDGSELREMVQRSSDYMIIENMVINSFPLAISYRGQGAKRLINVTDFMFMFPKLQFINQTITIREVMKGIKKVLLKSLLKHTGQFLGNKLRRIRNHKNPHEDDDSNDSQRGRYPIQTPLRQLQRYKSYTDISELRMEN; translated from the coding sequence ATGAATTATTCAGTACTTTACAAGTGTATCCCGTATGTTCTTTCGGTGATCCTGGTGCAGATCGTGCTCAGGTCACTTATTCATATGGTTTCGGGTATTTGGATAGGTAGCTTGAGTATATTTTTGCTCAAGTTACGCTCGATCAAAGTAAATGATAACCTGCATATAGGTCAGGTACGATATCATCTGCTAAGGAAGGAGATTATAATCAGCGATGTTAAGTTTAAGGATATTACATCAGCTGAGAATAAAAGTGAGGGAGGAGGTAGGCGTTTTGAAGCTGGGAAGGCGAGATTGCCCCCATACTTAGTATCGTTGGTACGCAGTGTGCTATGGTATATACCAAAACTGGCGCTTACCGTAGAAAATGTGAAGATGGAGGAAGTGTTTATGGCCACTGCTAGAGTTGAAGTTAGGGCAGTGGATAATAAGGTGACGGTTTCGATATTGTATAATAATTTAGAGTCTGGTGGGATGGTAGTACTAAAGTCAGGATCGTTAAATGCTATTGGTCATTTCGATCGTGAAAGTCCTATTGGGTTCTCACAAGTAGAGTTGGCTTTGAACTTTATGGAGCTTAATCTACCGGTGTACCGCATGATAGGGAAGTACATGAGGTATGCAGACCAACAGTGTGAGGATTTTGGAGATACTTCTGAGAGCGAGGCTGCGAATAGTAGCAATGTTGACGATTCTGACGACAATTATGCCGCATTTTCTCAGGACTATATTAAGAGGTTAAGGTGTAACATTGCAGCAGCCAGTCGTTATTTTAGTTTATTCCAAAAGGTCGATCTTTTTATAGATGTGGTGAAGATTACTGATATTCCTCCAACTCTAGAAGCGGAAGTTTGTGCGGCATGTGAAGGGATTCTGTATGAGGCTACGCTCTCAAATTTCACAGTACAGATGTCGAGGTTTCACGATGAGCAGCCCGGTTATAATATATTATTTGATGCCAGAGATAAACCTATCAGGTTGAGAGCTACTATCTCCACCTTACAACTTGCATTGAAAGAAACGACAACCAAAGATGATAAATTGGTTGAGAAATATCTCAGAATATGCGATATTCCTAGTATCATATTGTATGGTGATACTAATATTCTTTCAGAGACCCTCGTGGATTTGGACGATACCCGCGTTCCTAAAACAGTCATTAAGATGGTGGGGCATATATCCTCACCCATAGTCGATTTTGAGCTTGAAGAACTTTCGCTGCTAAAATCTTTGCATACAAACCTGCAAGTTTTGGCTGCACTGTACGAGCAAGAGAGAGAAGTTCATCTTCCTAGTTATACAGGGAAAGAGCTCGGTCAAGATTCGATACTCCTTCCAATACTTTGTTGTTTGAAGCAGCTTTTGCCAGATATCAACAGTAAAATAACTATTGAAGATCCTGTTATGATTGTCAAAAACAAAAGTGACTTCTTTATTCATAAATGCTCCATTTTTTCAATTCAGACGAGGTCTCAAAAACATATTGAAGGCTCTCTGCATAGCAGGGATCAATTAAGTTACGTTCTTGATACCAGTCTCGAGATATTAGATATTGATGTCTCATTTCATTCAAAATCCACAGGCTATGTTGACCGTCCAATTCACATAGAAAGTGTAACATGCAAAGCAGAGAATCAATTACTACCCTTACCATATATGACTCTCTCGGTTGACATTGATTATATGGAATGTAATTTCTCAGAGTTGCAAACACTGACGGTACTAAATCACTTTATCCGCACAATAAATTCTGAGGTATTCCAAGTTGAAACTCAGTATTTTATGAAGCTGTATGAACGGTTCTCAGATAAACTACAGAAAGGTGGCGAACCCGTCCAAGGGAAGAAAGAAGTAATGGCCATTAATGACATAATTTCTGAAAAACTACCGTCATACCTTGGCAGAATTAAAATAGATATAAGTGATTTCTCATTCATAGTCGGGTCAAGATCCGTATTTATGACGGATTATAAATTTGGTAAACTAGAAAACCAGAGTCCCCACGATTTTATTGGTGGAGAGTTGCGTAAAGTTAGGTCATCAATGGGGCGTTTAAAACTAATTTTAGACGCATCGCAATCCAACATTTGTGATGGTAACGATTATCCTGAAAGTAGTACCACTAGTGAATTCTCTTACGACGATGTTGGATTGGAGAATCCTCCTGTTGATGCCATAACGGCCGTTGAGCATTTATGGGAATTTACCATACTATGTGAACAAGTTGTGGGCACTATCTACTCGGAATCTAGGAGAAGCAAGGAAGCTTTGTCGTCTAAGGCTGTATTCAGGATGCCTCACGCTGTTGCAAAAGTTTATCCACGGACAGATTCAGATAGGGTTATGATTTATTTTGACGTCGAACGACTGGAAATATTATTCTCACTTATGACCCTATTTTTGATATTTTCCGCATTTCAAACCATTCGACAAGTATTTTCAAAGGAAGTTCCTGTTCCAGAACGTATTCCATGTTCTAAAAGGCATGGTCAACTTTTCACCTCAAAGAGTTTCTTTAACTTCGACACTAAGCATATATTTCAATCGCTCGACTTTAAGCTGGCCTCAAAACGCATTGATATTGTAACTGTTTTGCCTAATGGCGTGAGGTGTCGGTTTGACGCATTCCAATCTTCCATGGATTTAAAGAATACTAGTGATCTCCAATTGGTAGGTTACTACTTCAGAATGTGCGTGGAGTCTCCACGCTGCAATCAAAAATGGGTCCGTATGATTACTGCCGTTGAATTCACTGCCAAAATCAATCTTAAAAATTTACCGCAAGAAGGCGACTGGGTGGATTTACTCGAATCAGAACCTTCGGTATTATTTCAACAAGAGTCGCTACATTGGCAGATTCCTCACGGTTTTGAGATGTACAAAATTTTTGACAATATTAGTACTATGTCGAAGAGCATGAAGCAAATGATACACACCATTAAGACATCTAACAATGAATTAGTTGTTTTCCCAGAACCAAGGGACCCTGTGAAGGTTCCGAAAATAAAGTTCAAATCAAAAAGGTGGGTTTTCAGCATTGAGGATGACCCATTCGAAACGACCCTTGGTATGATTTTCCAGATAGGTTTGCAAGAACAACGTTCAAGGTTGGAAAAATACGATATATTTGATGAATGGGTTGAAGGCAAGATTAAGGCTTATCAACAGGATCCATTGAAAAGATCTAAAGCAAGTAGTCAGAGTTTGGTGAATTACAAAGCTGcaaggaagaagaagaatgCTTCAAAAAAATTTAGTACTATAGTTTATGATATTCCAGGTAATAATGCAATGCTGGAAAGTAAATTGTCTCATAATGACTATGAATTGTGTTGTGACCGCTTTCATAAATTGCAGGAACAAATCTCTGATTCATGGATAAAAAGGATACAAAGTTTTaaagagaaagaaaagAGAATATTTAATGACAATTTCAAATTTTTGTGGGGAAGGCTTGAGGCAGCTAGATTGCCTCAAGATGTAACAAAAGATCTTGTTGACTTTTCCGTTTCTCCTGGTCTAATGACCCTTATCATAGAAGGCGTCGATATTGATATTTTGCAGCCATATTGTGGACTCGAGAACTGCTCAAGTTTTATTCATGAGGTTGGAAAAGGAGTCCCGAAGGATACGCAATACTCCTTGTTGTTACCATTTTATATTGATGCAAGGTTTAGTGAACTTAGATGCCATTTGAAGGATTACCCATTACCTATGGCTCATATTCCTAGGCTTTTGCCAGAACAGATAACAAATGATGCTGCTATTCACTTATATGGTGATTTTTTTATAACAGAAGACATGATACGATCGGAGCATGAGGTAAGAACAATTTTTGTCCCTCTTGTACCATCTGCTACTGAAGAGATAGATGAACCGTACTATTCATTAGCAATTCCTCGTGGCCTAACGCCAACGAAGATTTACACAAACTTGCAGATGAATATTCACTCTGGCGACATCACCACTGCAACATGGGGCGGCTCTTATGAGGCCGCGATTCAACAAACAATGAACTGTTTCGATAACTTTTCGAAACCACCACTTTTCCCTTCGTTGAAGGTCGGGTTTTGGGATAAAATAAGAAATATTTTCCATGCCAAGCTACACGTAAGATGGTGTAATGACGGTTTATTCGAAGTATCGATGAAGGGATCGAAGAATCCATATGCTATAGGAGCAGAATCTGCCGGATTTGTTGTTGGCTTGAAGGGAAACGTTCAAGTAAATATTAATTCTGAAGAAGATCCTACTAAATTCTTCACCAGTTCCGCTGATAACATTTACTTTGCGATACCTAATTATTTTGCGAAGCCATTGCTCGTTTGGTGTTTTAGTTCTGAAAATGCTGTCTTCATCCCTAGTCAAGATGATACAAATTTGCAAAGGTCAGCAGCCtactattattatattGATATGATGCCTGTTGCTAATTTACGAGTGCAGAGAGAAGTGATGTACAGAAACTATATTGAAAAAACGGCTATCAAATTAAGTGGAGGCGTTAGTTTTAATATTGGACTTTTGTTCGAAAGATTCATTCCCGGTACTAAACAAAGGACATTTGAATCGCGTTCACATTATAGCGTGCGCCTTTCAAACCTTCACACTGAGTCTGGTCTTGCTACTGACCCGTATACTGGTTTTAGAAGCGACTTTATACATTTGTCTTTTACACTTCTGTCCAACAATCCTCGCGCTTATAATACCATGCAGCTGACGCCTGGAGTATTAAATGTCTTCTTTTCCTGGTGGTCTAGTTTCTTTGGAAATATGCCTATACGAAGAGGAAATCTGTTTGAGAAACATAACCGAAGTCCAAAGTTTGGAGAGCATATTTACTCTATTTCTTATCATGCAGATATTTCTCCATTCTTTATATGCCACACTTATATGAATACTTCAGATAGCTTCCAAACGGATTCTGCAAACGAGATGGTAGAATTTGTGGGCTTGAAAGCTAAGATGGATAGGTATCTGATGGACTTACATCAAAGGAAAGAGGTATTACATGAAAGGAATAAGGAACTGGACGTTATTAAAAGAGTTATGAGGTTGTTGTTTAAAGAAGGTGATGTATCCACTTACAATATTGATATAAGGACATTGGATGCTATCTTTAAACCAGCTATTTTCTCTGATGAGTTCCAAACTGCAGAATTTAATATTTATGGTGATGATATGACGTGGTATGATATTCTTGACTATAAAGAATTCAAATATAAAGTATTGGATGGCTGGGTTCCAAATGTCACAATCGGTCAATTGTTACATGCACCAAAATTTGTTTATCGTAAACAAGCAAGCTATGGAGATAAGTATCAAGTTGATTTTACCACATGCGAAAGGATAGAGCCGATTGATAATTCGGTATCTCATGTATGTTCTTTGGAACCGCATATAGGGGCTCCTTTCCACATATTACAGGATAGAAAGGATTTCTTAATGAAGGAGAAAGCTAATGCAGAACGGCAGTTGGAGGTCGCTACAGATGACAACGAGCGTCAAGCGGTAAAAGCCTCCATAGAAAAGTTGGAAACTGTCCTGTCAATGATTTCTGCTTTGATCGCAGATGGCGGAAGTTTTGAAGCCGGGAGAGGCAAAGGCAGCAGAGATCATTTGAATATAAAAGTTCCAGCTGTCAACTATCTGGATAAAACAAATTCTGTTACCATATCTTCATTTGAGAACAAGTTCTTCCTGTTTTACATGAGATTAAAATGGAATGAAGATGCAAGAGATGTGATCTTTAGGTATCTTCATCTTTTAGACTTATATTCACAGAGCTCTGCTTTAAAGAGGTCTAAAATTTTTAAGGTGTTTGAAAGGCTATGTGAGCAGCATGTTGACACACCAAACACAACACGTTCAACTAGCGATATACAATCTGATACCGAAGGTACCGGTTTAGCAACCAATTTAGATCAATCATATCCTAACGAGTTCCAATCGCAGTCTTTAACTGAGatatttgaagaaggaaTTTATCAGTTGGGAGCCGATATGGAATATGTAACTCACGATAATCACTTTATCCAGTTTGTGGCTCCTCAAATTCAACTCAGTACCAAAGAAACGCCATCTACGTGTATTCTTGTCGCTGCTCCCACTATAAAAATGAAGATTGTAGATTTTGATTCCAATACCTCGGACAACGAGTATGTGAAGAACGTTTTCATGACGAGGTATGCAGCTACACTTATGCAGGCAAATGTTTTCATTTTTCAGGAGAATGAATTCAAAGGCTTTGAAAATGCCTTCTTTGACCCAATTGGTTATGATGTCAAGAATTCTGATAACTGGCAACCATGGTTAGGTCCTGAGCTAAGCTTTGAACCAGAACCTTTGAAAACCAGTATGATTATTAGAGACTTTTCGTCTGTGTTTAAGTTTGACAGGGTATCTTCATTTGCTAATTTATCAGATCAGCTAGCTGATTTGATCTATATGGATAAAGTTGTGTGCTCAGTACCTCGTTTTGTCCTTTCTTCTGATTCTAAACAGTATTTGGCTCTCTACAATATTGTTACAAATGTTTTTCTCTATGTTGAACCCAGAAGTGCGAGATTAAAGAAACAGGTAAACCAATTACTACTGGGTTACGACCCAAGTAATCTATATGAGTATAGAGAGCTTATCGATAGGATGCTAAAGACATTGGATACCCTAAAAGTTATCGAAGACGAGCTATCCTTTAAGAAGTATTTACTTGACGATGTTGGAACTTCCGACCTTCAGTCAATTAGACGGGCTAAATTTGAATCCTTCACTAAACTTTCTATTTTAATGAAAGTTCTGACTTCATCCAATATTGACGAGATCACAGAAGACAGGAAATTGATGTTTATTGTGTCCTCTGAGGAGTTTATATTGCATATGCTATATGACAATGGTGAGCCATTTTTGGACGCAGCGTTGGCCAACTCCTATTTCCACCGTATAGAATCCTCAACTGGGTCAAATAGTAATAAACTGGTTATTAATATGCTGCAAGTTTTCAATTTGGAAGAAAATGTAAAGTACCACAACTTGCTAGGTCCTTTGCAGAAAAAAAACAGCAAGGATTCAGCAGAGCCATTAATTTCATTGGAGTGGGATATGGATAGACCAGTTGCAGGTATTAGGGTGGTGAAAAATGTGTTAACTGAACTTCAAGGTCTAGAAGTTAAAGTGGAACAACATACAATAGACAACTTTTTCAAGTGGACCATGCCTGAAATGATACAAGAGCTTTTGAATAGTAACGAATTGCAAGACTTTGACAGCACGAACAGTAATTTCGATATCGTTAGTATCATAACAAGGGAATCGATCACTTCGAACAGTAGCCACAGTTGGATTCCTCTGCGCAACGTTTATTCAAGTAGCACTACAAGAGCACGGGATGGAAGCGAACTGCGTGAAATGGTTCAGCGTTCCTCAGATTACATGATTATTGAGAATATGGTCATAAATAGTTTCCCGCTTGCAATAAGTTATAGAGGACAAGGTGCTAAACGTCTCATAAATGTAACAGACTTCATGTTCATGTTCCCAAAACTTCAATTCATCAACCAAACGATCACGATACGAGAAGTCATGAAGGGAATCAAAAAGGTGCTACTTAAATCATTATTAAAACATACTGGTCAATTTTTAGGAAATAAACTCCGCAGGATTAGAAATCACAAAAACCCTCATGAAGACGATGATTCTAACGATAGTCAACGTGGGCGTTACCCTATTCAAACACCGTTAAGGCAGCTTCAAAGGTATAAGTCATATACTGATATTAGTGAATTAAGAATGGAAAATTGA